In Anopheles bellator chromosome 2, idAnoBellAS_SP24_06.2, whole genome shotgun sequence, the genomic stretch tcggGACATGGCAGCCACTGGGCGGCTATCCGCTGCTTCAGGATTTGCGTTTCGGCCAGGATCTCGATCTCGTATGTGGCAGTCGATCGCGCATGAATTATGGAACGATCCGTAACTTCTTACACCGCACGGCTTGGCGTGGCTTACGATTCCGTTTCAGTTTCTTGCAACAAATTCGCAACCAAAGGCCGGCCgattccgtttgtttgcgatTTTAATCACGTCTTATGGCTTTACGCGGGACGAGAAGCAAACACGAACCTAACCGAGCGTGTCACAGCTTAACAGCTCTGATCTGCCAAATTGTAGCAAAATATGAATTAGCATCCTATCAACGTTCTGTCGGTGATTTGTACGATGTGACGGATTCGTCACTGAAACAGGAAATCAATTAAAGAGCCACAGATATCCCGGAGAGTGTATCGAGTGTCGGAACCTGCCTTAAAACACCTGCTGAACGCGGCGCTAAAGCTACAATGTTGTAACCGTCCCCAACATAACAGTCCTCACCGGCATCGCAACGGTGACAACAGGAGTTACATAGTAAAACACAGCGGTTCCCGTATTTGGGAAGGCTGATCACTCTTCGGCAAACTGCTTCGCCTCCATCAAGTGCTcgccaaaaatggccacaatcCGCGGCGGGATTGATTTAGGTGCTGCCAGCTGGCTAGACGGCAACCAGTTGGCTAGTCGCACCCGCCGCAGGAAGACAAATCAGACGCAACCGGCCATGGCCCAacaaatgggaaaatgaaaaatttgtttgacacgtttgtttgttttttcttttttggtcgTAGTTAAGCAGGACTAACACGCCGTGGTCGTCGGGGCCCGGAGCTGGACCGCGGTCGATGGAATGATGTACTTAAAAGGCGATCCAACTTTCTGCAGCCGCTGGGGCAGCTTTGAGACACTGTGACAGCCTCTCTCGCAATTAGTCATCTGGTGTTCGCCGGGGTAAAGTTTCAATCGGAGATCAACCGAACTTGCCACACGATCACACTAGCCTGGGGCaggatagagagagagcttaAAAATGTTGTCGTTACCGCGTTGCGATCGGTATGGAAATTTCGATTAAGCCCGATTTCTCCCAAACCGGCACGACGAACCGTGAAGACAAGCCGTTTGCCAAATGCACGCATTTCGAGTGGGGCTCTGAAGCGCGCTGCTAATTGCTGGAATTAATTAGCACCGTGCCTCTGGCTCCAATCTCCGATCTTCGCCGGGTGGTGCCCGGCGAACGGACCGTGATCGCGTGACATGTCACACAGTTTTCTATgggcgccaccgtcgtcaaCGATCACGGGCTCGCCGATACGATGGGGGCAATTTATGCTACCGGGGTTCATGTGGCGAGTTTTTGTTGCAGTTCATCAAAAGTGCACATAATTTGCATACTCCGTTCAGCCACCGTTAACCGCTGCGCGTCGCTTTCCCTTTTAGCGTCAACGCTTTTTAACGACAGCAGTATTTTGAGCCTCGTTTATCTGCCTCAATCTAACACAAGTGGCTTGTACGGGAGTGAATTGTTGCGTCGGGGTTTTGTCATTACCAGGCCATTGCTTTGCAGGCCAATTGGAGTCGCATATCGTCTCCGATCGCTGGTTGGGAACTACAGAGCGATAATCTGAGTGCACAGTGCACAACGCAAGCTTGCGTTTGTCAAgttgaaattcaaataaatgcaACTGTACAATCGTGTTCGAGGCACACGATGGCCACTTGGCGACTTTGTTTGCGATGACATCAGCCTTCGGACAGTATGCTTAAACAGTCCACCACCACACCATTTGGCGATCGTGGAATTTCGAAAAACAACGGAAGGAAACGCATAAAAAATCGCATGTTTTGAGACGTGTCTTGGATGGGAGAGTGCGATAAGAGCAGATGGTGCGGTCATATTCAGCACTAAAAATAATCTCCACCCGCGTTGTTTTCtggggatttttttaaaagtaGTTCAGTTTGTTTCACTGAATTCTTCATTTAAATATGATCGCACGAAGGCAGAGACCCTAACCTTTTCAGTCAGCAAGTGTAGATCGCGGGGTGTATGGAAAAGAATATTCCAGTTCCTTCCGGCGAGTGACACTCTCAGCGTGAGGACAGAAAAGAAACGGGTAGCGCCCGCGGAAGTGGCCGGTGATTTTTTGCGCGCATATCCTTGACGCTCTGCACATGTAGGTGCACCCGGGCGCATTGTGGTTGCCTCTCAAGTGCATACCTTGACCGGGCTCTGCCTTTAAAGGAAGCCCAACAGCGCGTACATTTGTGATGCAAAGTAAACTGGCGCCGGCAAGGTCAAGGTGCGCCTTGGAGAAGATTGTAAACGCACTAATGATCCGCACATTGGAtccggccgcggctgcggTAATAGAAACACATCTCTCCCGTATTTGGAATTTAGCAAGGGACCTGCCACTGCCGATGCTCCACGGAACTTGGTTGGTTAATGTCGTATTTCGTTTCGCTCTGTTCACAGATCAACTCCAAGTACAGCGAGGAGTTGGCCGCCGAGTGTCTGGAATGGATCAAGGAGGTAACCGGTGAGCCGATCAACACGTCCGGCGATATGGACAACTTCTACGAGGTGCTGAAGGACGGCACCGTCCTCTGCACGCTCGTCAATGCGATCGAGGCGGGCACGGTGAAGAAGGTCAACACCAGCAAGATGGCATTCAAGTGCATGGAGAACATTTCCGCCTTCCTGGCCGCGGCCGTCAAGTTCGGTGTGCCGCCCCAGGAGACCTTCCAGAGCGTGGATCTGTGGGAGCGCCAGAACCTCAACTCGGTCGTCATCTGCATCCAGTCGCTCGGCCGGAAGGCGGGCAAGTACGGCAAACCGTCGATCGGGCCGAAGGAAGCGGATAAGAACGAGCGTCAGTTTAGCGACGAACAACTGCGGGCCGGCCAGACCGTCATTTCGCTGCAGTACGGCTCGAACAAGGGTGCTACCCAGAGTGGTATCAATTTCGGCAACACAAGACACATGTAAGCGGTGGGGagcaccaaccaccaccgcgagcgagagaca encodes the following:
- the LOC131212700 gene encoding myophilin, which translates into the protein MSTNRAPKSGFAAEAQRKINSKYSEELAAECLEWIKEVTGEPINTSGDMDNFYEVLKDGTVLCTLVNAIEAGTVKKVNTSKMAFKCMENISAFLAAAVKFGVPPQETFQSVDLWERQNLNSVVICIQSLGRKAGKYGKPSIGPKEADKNERQFSDEQLRAGQTVISLQYGSNKGATQSGINFGNTRHM